The following are encoded in a window of Panicum virgatum strain AP13 chromosome 5N, P.virgatum_v5, whole genome shotgun sequence genomic DNA:
- the LOC120673098 gene encoding serine/threonine protein phosphatase 2A 55 kDa regulatory subunit B beta isoform-like isoform X1 — MNGAAAPERSPSASPPPPAPSQAPPPPPPSPTQPLEWRFSQVFGERSAGEEVQDVDIISAIEFNKSGHHLATGDRGGRVVLFERTDVKDHACRKDAEKADYSISRHPEFRYKTEFQSHEPEFDYLKSLEIEEKINQIKWCQAANSALFLLSTNDKTIKFWKVQEKKVKKVSEMNLDRTTAPANGSPSGVGYLSPSLVNGNALKPGGFPLLRMPVVVTSQETSLAASCRRVYAHAHDYHINSISNNSDGETFISADDLRINLWNFEISSQSFNIIDVKPTNMEDLTEVITSAEFHPTHCNTLAYSSSKGSIRLVDLRQSALCDTHSQIFEQHEAPGSRSFFTEIIASISDIKFSKDGRHILSRDYMTLKLWDVKMNSGPVVTFQVHEYLRPKLCDLYENDSIFDKFECCQSGDGLRVATGSYSNIFRMFGVGTGSNEATTLEATRNPTRRQLQNPTRAARSLNTLTRAVRRGGENTGIDANGNSYDLSTKLLHLAWHPSENLIACAAANSLYMYYA, encoded by the exons ATGAACGGCGCCGCGGCACCGGAGCGCTCGCCCTCGGCCTCGCCCCCGCCCCCTGCCCCGtcccaggcgccgccgccgccgccgccctcgcccacCCAGCCGCTCGAGTGGAGGTTCTCCCAGGTGTTCGGCGAGCGCAGCGCCGGGGAGGAGGTCCAGGATG TTGACATTATCTCAGCAATAGAGTTCAATAAATCAGGACATCATCTTGCCACTGGGGATAGAGGTGGACGAGTTGTTTTGTTTGAAAGGACAGATGTCAAAGAT CATGCTTGTAGAAAAGATGCTGAGAAAGCTGATTATTCTATCAGCAGGCATCCTGAATTTCGCTACAAAACTGAGTTTCAAAGCCATGAACCAGAG TTTGATTACCTTAAGAGCTTGGAAATTGAAGAGAAGATCAACCAAATAAAGTGGTGCCAAGCAGCAAATAGCGCATTGTTTCTGCTGTCGACAAATGACAAAACAATAAAGTTTTGGAAG GTCCAAGAAAAGAAGGTAAAAAAGGTATCTGAGATGAATTTGGACCGTACAACTGCTCCTGCAAATGGTAGTCCTAGTGGTGTGGGCTATCTGAGCCCATCTCTCGTTAATGGCAATGCTTTAAAGCCTGGTGGATTTCCATTGCTTCGCATGCCTGTGGTA GTTACAAGCCAGGAAACAAGTCTTGCCGCAAGTTGCCGAAGAGTATATGCTCATGCACATGACTACCATATAAACTCCATATCAAATAATAG TGACGGTGAAACATTTatatcagctgatgatttgcgGATAAATCTTTGGAATTTTGAAATCAGCAGTCAGAGTTTCAATATTATTGATGTTAAGCCTACAAACATGGAGGATCTAACTG AGGTGATAACATCTGCTGAGTTCCACCCTACTCATTGCAATACATTAGCTTATAGTAGCTCAAAGGGTTCCATTCGGCTTGTTGATCTGCGGCAGTCAGCACTTTGTGACACTCATTCACAAAT CTTTGAGCAGCATGAGGCCCCAGGTTCAAGATCATTTTTCACTGAGATTATAGCCTCAATTTCGGACATAAAGTTTTCCAAGGATGGGAGGCATATTCTCAGTCGTGACTACATGACTCTGAAG CTTTGGGATGTTAAGATGAATTCTGGCCCAGTTGTAACATTCCAGGTTCATGAGTATCTAAGGCCTAAG TTATGTGATTTGTATGAAAATGACTCAATTTTCGACAAATTTGAATGTTGTCAAAGTGGTGACGGATTACGAGTAGCAACTGGTTCCTACAG CAACATTTTCCGCATGTTTGGTGTTGGTACTGGTAGCAATGAGGCAACAACACTTGAAGCAACTCGAAACCCGACAAG GAGACAGCTCCAGAATCCCACAAGGGCTGCCAGATCCCTGAATACTCTGACAAGGGCTGTTAGACGAG GTGGAGAAAACACTGGAATAGATGCCAATGGAAATTCCTATGACCTCAGCACAAAGTTGCTCCATTTGGCTTGGCACCCATCTGAAAATCTAATTGCGTGTGCTGCAGCCAACAGCTTGTACATGTACTATGCATAA
- the LOC120674833 gene encoding ATP-dependent RNA helicase DEAH11, chloroplastic-like: MDSIPMTGVGGDDLASSAATPAMHLDSTFKPPLAEAIPQASLRAYPSSSSNAASSPPLFLVFCKGMASDEVVGPPGPSGVVVAVLAAAVCGPQGDVLLTVRKPVVGFVGGPDGAALLEAAALVEGLHAAHGLGIRSVKVITDHKMLHDLMLRICSPTGEKLADMMDQAVSVQKKFEQFEISLVQQSQASCVVKLARYALSVEIAKSRAVSDKNKEKTLESAAERNGNKERRETCSICLEDTGVSKIHAVEGCGHRFCFSCMKEHVRFKLLYGMLPACPRIGCTTMLTVEGSKALVPPPLLEKMAQRIRERQIPEGDRIYCPYPKCSALMSLSEVQGSCSSKYNHGGRTCKDAALRKCVRCGGSLCIRCKVPWHERMSCREYQWLYPHGGREDAELQKLAKQRLWRQCGRCKHMIELSMGCSHVTCK; encoded by the exons ATGGATTCCATTCCGATgacgggcgtcggcggcgacgatctcgcctcctccgccgccactcCCGCTATGCACCTCGACAGCACCttcaagccgccgctcgccgaggCCATCCCTCAGGCCTCCCTTCGCGCCtatccctcctcctcctccaatgcCGCCTCATCCCCTCCGCTCTTCCTCGTCTTCTGCAAGGGCATGGCAAGCGACGAGGTTGTGGGGCCGCCGGGGCCGagcggcgtcgtcgtcgcggtGCTGGCGGCGGCCGTATGCGGGCCGCAGGGGGATGTTCTGCTGACGGTGCGCAAGCCCGTGGTGGGGTTTGTGGGCGGCCCCGACGGCGCGGCGctgctggaggcggcggcgctggtggaggGCCTGCACGCCGCGCATGGGCTGGGCATCCGCAGCGTCAAGGTCATCACCGATCACAAGATGCTGCACGACCTT ATGCTTCGTATTTGCTCTCCGACAGGGGAGAAGCTTGCAGATATGATGGATCAGGCTGTGTCAGTACAAAAGAAATTCGAGCAATTTGAAATCTCACTTGTCCAGCAAAGCCAAGCAAGCTGTGTGGTGAAACTAGCAAGATATGCTCTAAGTGTCGAGATTGCCAAATCTCGTGCGGTCAGTGATAAAAACAAGGAGAAGACACTGGAGTCAGCTGCTGAAAGAAATGGTAACAAGGAAAGAAGAGAGACCTGCAGCATCTGCTTGGAAGACACTGGAGTTTCTAAAATCCATGCGGTAGAAGGCTGTGGTCATCGCTTTTGCTTCTCGTGCATGAAGGAGCACGTGAGATTCAAGTTACTCTATGGAATGCTCCCAGCTTGTCCAAGGATCGGCTGCACTACCATGCTAACCGTGGAGGGTTCAAAGGCATTGGTACCGCCACCGCTGTTGGAGAAAATGGCGCAGCGCATCCGGGAACGACAGATCCCTGAGGGCGACAGGATTTACTGCCCGTACCCCAAGTGCTCAGCCTTGATGTCCTTGAGCGAAGTGCAGGGATCCTGCTCATCAAAGTACAACCATGGTGGCCGCACCTGCAAAGATGCGGCACTGAGAAAGTGTGTGAGATGCGGAGGCTCCCTGTGCATCCGCTGTAAGGTGCCATGGCATGAGAGGATGAGCTGCCGCGAGTATCAATGGCTCTATCCCCACGGTGGTCGAGAAGAtgcagagttgcagaagctGGCGAAGCAGCGGCTGTGGCGGCAATGTGGGAGATGCAAGCACATGATCGAACTCTCAATGGGCTGCTCCCACGTGACCTGCAAGTAA
- the LOC120672189 gene encoding thiamine phosphate phosphatase-like protein — protein MASAPAPGVVVVFDFDRTIIDWDSDDWVITKLGAADAFLRLRPTMRWNPLMDRMMAELHARGKTAEDIRDCLMSAPLDAHVISSIKTAAALGCDLRVVSDANTFFIETVLAHHGVLGCFSEISTNPARVDADGRLRISPFHDTAAAPHGCSLCPENMCKGKIIEKIQSMADTKNQHFIYIGDGKGDYCPSLKLSEGDYVMPKENYPLWKLICNNKQLLKAEVHPWNSGEDLEKTLLKLVNKMITPPAQVSSLDCSKCEMSKPASTEVGHHQALRVPH, from the exons ATGGcgtccgcccccgcccccggcgtggtggtggtgttcgACTTCGACCGCACCATCATCGACTGGGACAGCGACGACTGGGTCATCACCAagctcggcgccgccgacgccttcctgCGCCTGCGCCCCACCATGCGCTGGAACCCGCTCATG GACAGGATGATGGCGGAGCTGCATGCGCGGGGGAAGACGGCGGAGGACATCCGTGACTGCCTCATGAGCGCGCCCCTCGACGCGCACGTCATTTCCTCAATCAAGACGGCTGCGGCGTTAGG GTGCGACCTGAGGGTGGTCAGCGACGCCAACACGTTCTTCATCGAGACCGTCCTGGCGCACCACGGCGTGCTCGGCTGCTTCTCCGAGATCAGCACCAACCCGGCTCGCGTCGACGCCGATGGCAGGCTCAGGATCTCGCCGTTCCATGACACCGCGGCCGCACCCCACGGGTGCAGCCTCTGCCCTGAGAATATGTGCAAG GGGAAGATAATTGAGAAGATCCAGTCGATGGCCGACACCAAGAACCAGCATTTCATCTATATCGGTGACGGGAAGGGGGATTACTGCCCCTCCCTTAAGCTGAGTGAGGGCGACTATGTCATGCCAAAGGAGAACTATCCACTGTGGAAACTCATCTGCAACAACAAGCAGCTTCTCAAGGCTGAAGTTCACCCATGGAATAGTGGCGAGGATCTGGAAAAGACTCTACTTAAGTTGGTCAACAAGATGATAACCCCACCTGCACAAGTGTCCTCACTTGATTGCAGCAAATGTGAGATGAGCAAACCAGCATCAACTGAAGTAGGCCACCATCAAGCCCTCCGTGTGCCACACTGA
- the LOC120672187 gene encoding uncharacterized protein LOC120672187, with the protein MAAGPLVVDFPSMGTAFCFSSLESLLRDSASGFLAAVSAAPAPGAADLTNFHRVFSRVLSAYPDPPLEAVWFFSALSFHDRPDDLRYLLQLLSAFTASSPGAAKPLALLAPVVSELFHSDRTRRETEALVEAMLSYISICSSRPAASSADGASADAGSLLPAFGELVKVWSVRHSRDRCPFQVLFPLAGEEARRELMKEGCSIEYLAGVVVAEAFLLRLCLKVQNATGVSRAELQKELRIWVVSSIPVFQNQHFFGVLLNMLLKSPLPVYSLLSADDEILVRDVLYDALILVDYSFINDVSRVDQADLLPINLSRLVITLDAVNDARRKGDQGRAMSFVNAFSTSNVPSYLIKWATCQAGFGALNKPIANTPQALLQWLVDLEDKGLNVFGDNSSWVKGKLIYDEVKNGYGNRMVHSDADLFFIDKQSGGEVMDTKGSEDEEAVEMETTGNAFMAAAQSMKVETNGIRKRKGCGNEDAAALKFVKYKVEDSSVKDFSSAKNGMSSGSEVENPQSDDEMEESD; encoded by the exons atggccgccggccccCTCGTGGTGGACTTCCCCTCCATGGGCACCGCCTTCTGCTTCAGCAGCCTCGAGTCCCTCCTCCGCGACTCCGCCTCGggcttcctcgccgccgtctccgccgccccggcccccggcgccgccgacctcaCCAACTTCCACCGCGTCTTCTCCCGGGTCCTCAGCGCGTACCCGGACCCGCCGCTTGAGGCCGTCTGGTTCTTCTCCGCGCTCTCCTTCCACGACCGCCCCGACGACCTCCGCTATCTGCTCCAGCTCCTCTCCGCCTTCACCGCCTCCTCGCCCGGCGCGGCCAAGCCGCTCGCGCTGCTGGCCCCCGTCGTCTCCGAGCTCTTCCACTCCGACAGGACCCGCAGGGAGACCGAGGCCCTCGTCGAGGCCATGCTCAGCTACATCAGCATCTGCAGCAGCCGCCCAGCCGCCTCCTCGGCTGACGGGGCCAGCGCCGACGCCGGGAGCCTGCTGCCTGCCTTTGGGGAGCTCGTCAAGGTGTGGAGCGTGCGGCACTCGAGGGACAGATGCCCATTCCAGGTGCTGTTCCCGCTCGCCGGGGAGGAGGCCAGGCGAGAGCTCATGAAGGAAGGCTGCAGCATCGAGTACCTCGccggggtggtggtggctgaGGCGTTCCTGCTAAGGCTCTGCCTCAAGGTGCAGAATGCAACAGGGGTATCTCGAGCTGAGCTGCAGAAGGAGCTCAGGATCTGGGTGGTCAGCTCCATCCCGGTCTTCCAGAACCAGCACTTCTTTG GGGTCCTGCTGAACATGCTCTTGAAATCTCCTCTGCCTGTATACTCACTACTG AGTGCTGATGATGAAATTTTGGTGAGAGATGTCCTTTATGATGCTCTGATCTTGGTGGATTATTCTTTCATTAATGATGTTTCTAGAGTTGATCAAGCTGACCTCTTGCCTATAAATTTGTCGAGATTGGTTATCACTCTTGATGCGGTCAATGATGCCAG GAGGAAAGGCGATCAAGGGAGAGCGATGTCGTTTGTCAACGCCTTCTCGACCTCCAATGTTCCCAGTTACCTCATCAAGTGGGCTACTTGTCAAGCTGGCTTTGGTGCACTCAACAAACCAATTGCCAATACTCCCCAAGCTCTTCTCC AGTGGCTTGTCGATCTTGAAGATAAGGGGCTCAACGTGTTTGGAGATAACAGTTCTTGGGTTAAGGGGAAGCTTATTTATGATGAGGTCAAGAATGGCTATGGGAACAGGATGGTTCATTCAGATGCAGACCTTTTCTTCATTGATAAACAGAGTGGTGGGGAGGTTATGGACACCAAAGGCAGTGAGGATGAAGAAGCTGTGGAGATGGAGACCACAGGAAATGCTTTTATGGCTGCTGCTCAGTCGATGAAGGTGGAGACTAATGGCATACGGAAGAGGAAGGGCTGTGGAAATGAAGATGCTGCTGCCTTGAAGTTTGTGAAGTACAAGGTAGAAGACAGCTCAGTCAAGGACTTCTCATCAGCTAAAAATGGCATGAGCAGCGGTAGTGAGGTAGAGAACCCGCAGTCGGATGATGAGATGGAAGAATCAGACTGA
- the LOC120675667 gene encoding uncharacterized protein LOC120675667 — protein MMAGDDDLAALSEQIALASSAAISASDLDHAFQLQLAEAIQASLLVPGPNAAAASSSSQAAPALLVPESSSDAAYAFAIQASDLACAEQDRRDAKACRAAHARAAASARVAAHDALFARELAAIPEDQWAHDGDYFERPLESDKSHRPLFRVFSKGMASREVVGPRDRDPSVAVLAAAICAPQGEVLLRIQKPVERFVGGRMIVEVMALMEGLDAALGLGIRSVTIVTGYRPLYNHMLGIWRPSGRNLADMINQVLSLRRKFDQCEISLVEPSQVSYVVKLATDSLTVLITKARAANANMAKTENCTICMEDTDITKIHVVEGCAHRFCFSCMKEHVKVKLLNGMLPACPQDGCTTKLTVEGSKIFLSPRLLGIMVQRVREGQIPPNQKVYCPYPKCSALMSLREVMHPMQASSSNYTAADAATLRKCVKCRGSFCINCKVPWHDRMTCYDYKRRYPHARPEDAKLQNLARQRLWRQCVKCKHMIELAEGCYHMICVCGFEFCYTCGKEWKEKKATCSCPLWDEHNIIREVNDYEDDDDYEDDEDDAYF, from the exons ATgatggccggcgacgacgacctcGCCGCCCTGAGCGAGCAGATCGCCCTCGCATCCtccgccgccatctccgcctCCGACCTAGATCACGCCTTCCAGCTCCAACTCGCCGAGGCCATCCAAGCCTCCCTCCTCGTCCCCGGGcccaatgccgccgccgcctcatctTCGTCGCAAGCCGCCCCCGCGCTCCTCGTCCCTGAGTCCTCCTCGGACGCCGCCTATGCCTTCGCGATCCAGGCCTCCGACCTCGCGTGCGCCGAGCAGGACCGCCGCGACGCCAAGGCCTGCCGCGCCGCTCACgcccgggccgccgcctccgcccgcgtTGCCGCGCACGACGCCCTCTTCGCGCGCGAACTCGCCGCCATCCCGGAGGACCAGTGGGCCCACGACGGCGACTACTTCGAGCGCCCCCTGGAGTCGGACAAGTCGCACCGCCCGCTCTTCCGCGTCTTCTCCAAGGGCATGGCGAGCAGGGAGGTCGTGGGCCCGCGGGACCGCGACCCCAGCGTCGCGGTGCTCGCGGCGGCTATCTGCGCGCCGCAGGGGGAGGTGTTGCTCAGGATACAAAAGCCGGTGGAGCGCTTTGTGGGCGGCCGCATGATAGTCGAGGTGATGGCGCTCATGGAAGGCCTCGACGCCGCTCTGGGGCTGGGCATCCGCAGCGTCACCATCGTCACCGGTTACCGGCCGCTGTACAACCAT ATGCTTGGAATCTGGCGTCCATCAGGGAGGAATCTGGCAGATATGATCAATCAGGTTCTGTCGTTGCGAAGGAAATTTGATCAGTGCGAAATTTCACTTGTTGAGCCAAGCCAAGTCAGTTATGTGGTTAAATTGGCAACAGATTCATTAACTGTTCTGATTACCAAAGCCCGTGCTGCCAATGCTAACATGGCGAAGACAGAGAATTGCACTATCTGCATGGAAGACACTGACATTACCAAAATCCATGTGGTTGAAGGCTGTGCACATCGCTTTTGCTTCTCCTGCATGAAGGAGCATGTGAAAGTTAAGCTACTCAATGGAATGCTCCCAGCTTGCCCACAAGATGGTTGCACCACAAAGCTAACTGTGGAGGGTTCAAAGATATTCCTGTCACCACGGCTGTTAGGGATCATGGTGCAACGTGTGAGGGAAGGGCAAATTCCGCCAAATCAAAAGGTTTACTGTCCATACCCCAAGTGTTCAGCATTGATGTCCTTGAGGGAAGTGATGCATCCAATGCAAGCATCCAGCTCAAATTACACGGCTGCTGATGCAGCTACGTTGAGGAAGTGTGTGAAATGCAGGGGATCATTCTGCATCAACTGTAAGGTCCCGTGGCATGATAGGATGACTTGCTATGACTACAAGAGGAGGTACCCCCATGCTCGTCCAGAAGATGCAAAGCTACAGAACCTTGCGCGGCAACGTTTGTGGCGCCAATGTGTGAAATGCAAGCACATGATTGAACTTGCGGAGGGATGCTATCACATGATCTGCGT GTGTGGCTTTGAGTTCTGCTACACATGTGGGAAAGAATGGAAGGAGAAGAAAGCAACCTGCTCCTGCCCGCTGTGGGACGAACACAACATCATCAGGGAGGTCAATGActatgaggatgatgatgactatgaggatgatgaggatgatgcttaCTTCTAG
- the LOC120673098 gene encoding serine/threonine protein phosphatase 2A 55 kDa regulatory subunit B beta isoform-like isoform X2, which translates to MNGAAAPERSPSASPPPPAPSQAPPPPPPSPTQPLEWRFSQVFGERSAGEEVQDVDIISAIEFNKSGHHLATGDRGGRVVLFERTDVKDHACRKDAEKADYSISRHPEFRYKTEFQSHEPEFDYLKSLEIEEKINQIKWCQAANSALFLLSTNDKTIKFWKVQEKKVKKVSEMNLDRTTAPANGSPSGVGYLSPSLVNGNALKPGGFPLLRMPVVTSQETSLAASCRRVYAHAHDYHINSISNNSDGETFISADDLRINLWNFEISSQSFNIIDVKPTNMEDLTEVITSAEFHPTHCNTLAYSSSKGSIRLVDLRQSALCDTHSQIFEQHEAPGSRSFFTEIIASISDIKFSKDGRHILSRDYMTLKLWDVKMNSGPVVTFQVHEYLRPKLCDLYENDSIFDKFECCQSGDGLRVATGSYSNIFRMFGVGTGSNEATTLEATRNPTRRQLQNPTRAARSLNTLTRAVRRGGENTGIDANGNSYDLSTKLLHLAWHPSENLIACAAANSLYMYYA; encoded by the exons ATGAACGGCGCCGCGGCACCGGAGCGCTCGCCCTCGGCCTCGCCCCCGCCCCCTGCCCCGtcccaggcgccgccgccgccgccgccctcgcccacCCAGCCGCTCGAGTGGAGGTTCTCCCAGGTGTTCGGCGAGCGCAGCGCCGGGGAGGAGGTCCAGGATG TTGACATTATCTCAGCAATAGAGTTCAATAAATCAGGACATCATCTTGCCACTGGGGATAGAGGTGGACGAGTTGTTTTGTTTGAAAGGACAGATGTCAAAGAT CATGCTTGTAGAAAAGATGCTGAGAAAGCTGATTATTCTATCAGCAGGCATCCTGAATTTCGCTACAAAACTGAGTTTCAAAGCCATGAACCAGAG TTTGATTACCTTAAGAGCTTGGAAATTGAAGAGAAGATCAACCAAATAAAGTGGTGCCAAGCAGCAAATAGCGCATTGTTTCTGCTGTCGACAAATGACAAAACAATAAAGTTTTGGAAG GTCCAAGAAAAGAAGGTAAAAAAGGTATCTGAGATGAATTTGGACCGTACAACTGCTCCTGCAAATGGTAGTCCTAGTGGTGTGGGCTATCTGAGCCCATCTCTCGTTAATGGCAATGCTTTAAAGCCTGGTGGATTTCCATTGCTTCGCATGCCTGTG GTTACAAGCCAGGAAACAAGTCTTGCCGCAAGTTGCCGAAGAGTATATGCTCATGCACATGACTACCATATAAACTCCATATCAAATAATAG TGACGGTGAAACATTTatatcagctgatgatttgcgGATAAATCTTTGGAATTTTGAAATCAGCAGTCAGAGTTTCAATATTATTGATGTTAAGCCTACAAACATGGAGGATCTAACTG AGGTGATAACATCTGCTGAGTTCCACCCTACTCATTGCAATACATTAGCTTATAGTAGCTCAAAGGGTTCCATTCGGCTTGTTGATCTGCGGCAGTCAGCACTTTGTGACACTCATTCACAAAT CTTTGAGCAGCATGAGGCCCCAGGTTCAAGATCATTTTTCACTGAGATTATAGCCTCAATTTCGGACATAAAGTTTTCCAAGGATGGGAGGCATATTCTCAGTCGTGACTACATGACTCTGAAG CTTTGGGATGTTAAGATGAATTCTGGCCCAGTTGTAACATTCCAGGTTCATGAGTATCTAAGGCCTAAG TTATGTGATTTGTATGAAAATGACTCAATTTTCGACAAATTTGAATGTTGTCAAAGTGGTGACGGATTACGAGTAGCAACTGGTTCCTACAG CAACATTTTCCGCATGTTTGGTGTTGGTACTGGTAGCAATGAGGCAACAACACTTGAAGCAACTCGAAACCCGACAAG GAGACAGCTCCAGAATCCCACAAGGGCTGCCAGATCCCTGAATACTCTGACAAGGGCTGTTAGACGAG GTGGAGAAAACACTGGAATAGATGCCAATGGAAATTCCTATGACCTCAGCACAAAGTTGCTCCATTTGGCTTGGCACCCATCTGAAAATCTAATTGCGTGTGCTGCAGCCAACAGCTTGTACATGTACTATGCATAA